A single genomic interval of Vulpes vulpes isolate BD-2025 chromosome 3, VulVul3, whole genome shotgun sequence harbors:
- the IFT70B gene encoding intraflagellar transport protein 70B — protein sequence MAGLGGAHVPDGEFTAVVYRLLRDARYAEAVQLLGAELQRSPRSRAGLSLLGYCYYRLQEFALAAECYEQLGQLHPELEQYRLYQAQALYKACLYPEATRVAFLLLDNPAYHGRVLRLQAAIKYSEGDLPGAKSLVEQLLSAEGGDDSGADGEPDGQVNLGCLLYKEGQYEAACSKFFAALQASGYRPDLSYNLALAYYSRRQYAPALKYIADIIERGIRQHPELGVGMTTEGIDVRSVGNTLVLHQTALVEAFNLKAAIEYQLRNYEAAQEALTDMPPRAEEELDPVTLHNQALMNMDTRPTEGFEKLQFLLQQNPFPPETFGNLLLLYCKYEYFDLAADVLAENAHLTYRLLTPYLYDFLDAMITCQTAPEEAFVKLDGLAGMLTEQLRRLTIQVQEARHNRDDEAVKKAVNEYDDTLEKYIPVLMAQAKIYWNLENYPMVEKIFRKSVEFCNDHDVWKLNVAHVLFMQENKYKEAIGFYEPIVKKHYDNILNVSAIVLANLCVSYIMTSQNEEAEELMRKIEEEEQLSYDDPDKKIYHLCIVNLVIGTLYCAKGNYDFGISRVIKSLEPYHKKLGTDTWYYAKRCFLSLLENMSKHTIMLRDSVIQECVQFLEQCELYGRNIPAVIEQPLEEERMHTGKNTVTYESRQLKALIYEIIGWNI from the coding sequence ATGGCCGGGCTGGGCGGCGCGCACGTCCCCGATGGCGAGTTCACCGCCGTCGTGTACCGGCTGCTCCGCGACGCCCGCTACGCCGAGGCGGTGCAGCTGCTGGGCGCCGAGCTGCAGCGGAGCCCGAGGAGCCGCGCCGGCCTGTCGCTGCTCGGCTACTGCTACTACCGCCTGCAGGAGTTCGCGCTGGCCGCCGAGTGCTATGAGCAGCTGGGCCAGCTGCACCCGGAGCTCGAGCAGTACCGCCTGTACCAGGCCCAGGCCCTGTACAAGGCCTGCCTGTACCCGGAGGCCACCCGCGTGGCCTTCCTGCTGCTGGACAACCCCGCCTACCACGGCCGGGTCCTCCGCCTGCAGGCCGCCATCAAGTACAGCGAGGGCGACCTGCCCGGGGCCAAGAGCCTGGTGGAGCAGCTGCTGAGCGCCGAAGGCGGGGACGACAGCGGGGCCGACGGCGAGCCCGACGGCCAGGTCAACCTGGGCTGTTTGCTCTACAAGGAGGGACAGTACGAAGCCGCGTGCTCCAAGTTCTTCGCGGCGCTGCAGGCCTCGGGCTACCGGCCCGACCTGTCCTACAACCTGGCCTTGGCCTATTACAGCCGCCGGCAGTACGCCCCGGCGCTCAAGTACATCGCAGACATCATCGAGCGTGGCATCCGCCAGCACCCAGAGCTCGGGGTGGGCATGACCACCGAGGGCATTGATGTCCGAAGCGTTGGCAACACCTTAGTGCTTCACCAGACCGCCCTGGTCGAGGCCTTCAACCTCAAGGCCGCCATAGAGTACCAACTGAGAAACTATGAGGCGGCCCAGGAGGCCCTCACGGACATGCCACCGAGGGCAGAAGAAGAGTTAGACCCCGTGACCCTGCACAACCAGGCGCTGATGAACATGGACACCAGGCCTACGGAAGGGTTTGAAAAGCTACAGTTTCTGCTCCAGCAGAACCCCTTCCCCCCAGAGACCTTTGGCAACCTGCTGCTGCTCTACTGTAAGTATGAGTATTTTGACCTGGCGGCCGATGTCCTGGCAGAGAATGCCCATTTGACCTACAGGCTCCTCACCCCCTATCTCTATGACTTCTTGGATGCCATGATCACCTGCCAGACGGCTCCGGAAGAGGCTTTCGTTAAGCTTGACGGGCTGGCAGGGATGCTGACCGAACAGCTCCGGAGACTCACCATCCAAGTACAGGAAGCAAGACACAATAGAGACGACGAAGCTGTCAAGAAGGCAGTGAATGAGTATGACGACACCCTGGAGAAGTACATCCCCGTGTTGATGGCCCAGGCAAAGATCTACTGGAACCTTGAGAATTATCCAATGGTGGAAAAGATCTTCCGCAAATCTGTGGAATTCTGTAATGACCACGATGTGTGGAAGCTGAACGTGGCTCACGTCCTGTTCATgcaggaaaacaaatacaaagaagcCATCGGTTTCTATGAGCCCATAGTCAAGAAGCATTATGACAACATCTTGAACGTCAGTGCTATCGTGCTGGCTAACCTGTGTGTTTCATACATTATGACCAGTCAGAATGAAGAAGCTGAGGAGTTGATGAGAAAGATTGAGGAGGAAGAGCAGCTATCCTATGATGACCCCGATAAGAAAATCTACCATCTCTGCATTGTGAATTTGGTGATAGGGACACTCTATTGTGCCAAAGGAAATTATGACTTTGGTATCTCTCGGGTTATCAAAAGCCTGGAACCTTATCATAAGAAACTGGGAACTGACACCTGGTATTATGCCAAAAGATGCTTCCTGTCCTTATTAGAAAACATGTCAAAACATACGATCATGCTCCGTGACAGTGTTATTCAAGAATGTGTCCAGTTTCTAGAACAATGTGAACTTTATGGCAGAAACATACCTGCTGTTATTGAACAACccctggaagaagaaagaatgcaCACTGGAAAGAATACAGTCACATACGAGTCCAGACAGTTAAAGGCTTTGATTTATGAGATTATAGGATGGAATATATAG